A genomic segment from Thermoanaerobacterium sp. PSU-2 encodes:
- a CDS encoding ECF transporter S component: MASKLSVRQITIAGMLSAISIVMATTPLGYIPLGIANATTMHIPTIIGSILEGPYVGTFIGLIFGVSSFIRQNTPLFADPLVAILPRLLIGIVTYYTYKLTKSSGIAAVAGTLTNTVGVLGLAVLKKYLTVQVALMVVLKNTIFEVVIAVILTTIIVRSVKRYVKQ; this comes from the coding sequence ATGGCTTCAAAGCTTAGTGTGAGGCAGATTACAATTGCTGGTATGTTATCAGCCATATCTATCGTAATGGCTACAACCCCTTTAGGTTATATACCATTAGGCATTGCCAATGCCACAACGATGCACATACCAACTATAATAGGTTCTATATTAGAAGGACCTTATGTAGGCACTTTTATAGGGCTTATCTTCGGCGTATCCAGCTTTATAAGGCAGAATACCCCGCTTTTTGCAGACCCTCTTGTGGCGATACTGCCGAGGCTGCTTATCGGAATTGTAACGTATTACACGTATAAGTTAACGAAAAGTTCCGGTATTGCAGCGGTTGCAGGAACTCTTACAAATACGGTTGGCGTGCTGGGATTAGCTGTTTTAAAGAAGTATTTGACAGTGCAAGTCGCGCTTATGGTGGTGCTTAAAAATACAATATTTGAAGTTGTTATCGCAGTTATTCTAACAACAATCATTGTAAGATCTGTAAAAAGATATGTTAAGCAATAA
- the hpt gene encoding hypoxanthine phosphoribosyltransferase has translation MENLSKDIDEILITEEELKEKIKELGRQITKDYEGKNLMLVGVLKGALMFMADLSRCIDLPLSLDFMAVSSYGSSTHSSGIVKIIKDLDISIEGKDVLIVEDIIDSGLTLSYLRETLLGRKPKSLKICTILDKPERREASVKVDYVGFKIPDKFVVGYGLDFDEKYRNLPFIGVLKPEMYS, from the coding sequence ATGGAAAATTTATCAAAGGACATCGATGAAATTTTGATCACAGAAGAAGAGCTTAAAGAAAAGATAAAAGAGCTTGGGAGACAGATTACGAAGGACTACGAAGGGAAAAATTTGATGCTGGTAGGAGTCTTAAAAGGTGCTTTAATGTTTATGGCTGATTTATCAAGGTGTATTGACTTACCTTTATCACTTGATTTTATGGCTGTTTCCAGCTATGGAAGCTCAACACATTCATCGGGAATAGTAAAGATAATTAAAGACCTTGATATAAGCATAGAAGGCAAAGATGTCCTAATTGTGGAGGACATAATTGACAGCGGTTTAACTCTGTCTTACTTGAGAGAAACTCTGCTTGGAAGAAAGCCAAAAAGCTTGAAAATATGCACGATATTAGACAAACCGGAGAGAAGAGAAGCATCTGTAAAAGTCGATTATGTGGGGTTTAAGATACCTGATAAGTTTGTAGTAGGTTATGGATTGGACTTTGATGAAAAGTACAGGAACCTTCCTTTTATAGGCGTTTTGAAACCTGAAATGTACAGCTAA
- the ftsH gene encoding ATP-dependent zinc metalloprotease FtsH has translation MNKTIRGIVIWILIIIALYAMVQLYTDNIKQPAAIDVTELYSQIIKNNVSEMTISGTSITGTLKDGTQFSSNVPDVTSFMNFLTPYIKDNKLVVKSEPPQGAPWWYSLLPTLFMVAVLVVLWYVFMQQAQGGGGNRVMSFGKSRAKMVTDDKRRVTFNDVAGADEEKEELQEIVEFLKFPKKFLDLGARIPKGVLLVGPPGTGKTLLAKAVAGEAGVPFFSISGSDFVEMFVGVGASRVRDLFEQAKKNSPCIIFIDEIDAVGRHRGAGLGGGHDEREQTLNQLLVEMDGFSVNEGIIVIAATNRPDILDPALLRPGRFDRHVTVGVPDIKGREEILKVHSRNKPLAPDVSLKVLARRTPGFTGADIENLMNEAALLTARKGMKQITMVELEEAITRVIAGPEKRSRVISERDKKLVSYHEAGHAVVAKLLPNTPPVHEVTIIPRGRAGGYTMLLPEEDKYYMSKSEMMDEIVHLLGGRVAESLVLNDISTGAQNDIERATNIARKMVTEYGMSEKLGPMTFGTDNDEIFIGRDLGRTRNYSEEVQYDIDKEMKRIIDECYNKAETLLKENIDKLHRIAQALMTKEKLNAEEFEKYFNGENVDETNQSEEA, from the coding sequence TTGAATAAAACGATCAGAGGTATCGTTATATGGATACTTATAATTATCGCATTATATGCAATGGTACAATTGTATACTGATAATATTAAACAACCTGCGGCTATTGACGTTACTGAACTGTACAGCCAGATTATCAAAAACAATGTATCAGAGATGACTATTTCTGGCACAAGCATTACAGGTACTTTGAAAGACGGCACACAGTTTAGCAGCAACGTGCCTGATGTGACGTCGTTTATGAATTTCTTGACACCATATATTAAGGACAATAAACTTGTTGTCAAGAGCGAACCGCCTCAAGGTGCTCCTTGGTGGTATTCTCTTTTGCCAACGCTATTTATGGTGGCTGTACTTGTAGTTTTGTGGTATGTGTTTATGCAACAAGCACAAGGCGGTGGTGGCAATAGAGTCATGTCTTTCGGCAAAAGCCGTGCTAAGATGGTAACAGATGATAAGCGGAGAGTCACTTTTAATGACGTGGCTGGTGCCGATGAGGAAAAGGAAGAGCTGCAGGAAATAGTAGAGTTTTTGAAATTTCCGAAGAAATTCTTAGATTTAGGCGCTCGTATACCTAAAGGCGTTCTCTTAGTAGGACCTCCTGGAACTGGTAAAACTTTGCTTGCGAAGGCTGTAGCAGGTGAAGCTGGTGTTCCGTTTTTCAGCATAAGTGGTTCTGACTTTGTGGAGATGTTTGTAGGTGTCGGTGCATCGAGAGTTAGGGATCTTTTTGAACAAGCCAAGAAAAATTCTCCTTGTATAATTTTCATAGACGAAATTGATGCTGTTGGTCGCCATAGAGGCGCAGGATTAGGCGGTGGACATGACGAAAGAGAGCAAACATTAAATCAGTTGCTGGTTGAGATGGATGGTTTCAGTGTAAATGAAGGCATCATAGTCATAGCTGCTACGAATAGACCAGACATCCTTGACCCTGCTCTTTTAAGGCCTGGCAGATTTGACAGGCATGTTACTGTAGGTGTTCCAGACATCAAAGGAAGAGAGGAGATCTTAAAAGTACATTCCAGAAACAAGCCTCTCGCACCTGATGTGTCGCTTAAAGTTTTGGCAAGAAGGACGCCGGGCTTTACAGGAGCCGATATTGAAAATCTCATGAATGAAGCTGCGCTTTTGACTGCCAGAAAAGGCATGAAGCAGATAACTATGGTGGAGCTGGAAGAAGCTATTACGAGAGTAATAGCAGGACCAGAAAAGAGAAGCAGGGTAATATCAGAAAGAGACAAAAAGCTTGTATCGTATCATGAAGCAGGTCATGCTGTTGTTGCAAAACTCCTTCCTAATACACCTCCTGTACACGAAGTAACGATCATTCCAAGAGGAAGAGCAGGCGGCTACACAATGCTGCTTCCTGAAGAAGACAAGTACTACATGTCCAAGTCTGAGATGATGGATGAGATTGTCCACCTTTTGGGAGGACGTGTAGCTGAAAGTCTTGTTTTGAATGATATATCTACAGGTGCACAAAATGACATAGAAAGAGCCACAAACATAGCGAGAAAGATGGTTACAGAGTACGGCATGAGCGAGAAATTAGGTCCTATGACTTTTGGCACAGACAATGATGAAATATTTATTGGCAGAGATTTGGGCAGGACCCGCAATTACAGTGAAGAAGTTCAGTACGATATCGACAAAGAGATGAAGAGGATCATCGATGAATGCTACAACAAGGCTGAGACACTGTTGAAAGAGAATATAGATAAGCTTCATAGAATTGCACAGGCTTTGATGACGAAAGAGAAACTTAACGCAGAGGAATTTGAAAAGTATTTTAATGGCGAAAATGTAGATGAGACGAATCAAAGCGAAGAAGCATAA
- a CDS encoding right-handed parallel beta-helix repeat-containing protein has translation MEYHVAKTGSDEGKGTLKDPFLTINKAASVAMAGDTIIVHEGVYREWVKPKYKGLSDKRRITYKAAEGERVIIKGSERIQSWQHVDGNVWKCQLPNSFFGEFNPYKEEIFGDWLLTVDEKKHLGDVYLNGMSFYEVTRYEDLFNPQVRTEVLDHWTQKIVPVHNVEQTKYVWYAEVDSEKTTIYANFQGADPNEEFVEINVRRSCFYPVETGIDYITVKGFEMAHAATPWAPPTADQPGLIGPNWSKGWIIEDNIIHDAKCSAISIGKEATTGNNYRSIRKDKPGYQYQLEAVFNAERNGWSKEKIGSHIIRNNTIYDCGQNAIVGHLGGVFSEIYNNHIYNIALKREFYGHEIAGIKLHAAIDVQIHHNRIHDCSLGLWLDWEAQGTRVSKNLFYNNNRDMFVEVSHGPYVVDHNILASEYAIDNMSQGGAYINNLIAGKMNQRKVLNRSTQYHLPHSTEIAGFAFVYGGDDRFYNNIFIGKDGLENVGTSHYNNYTTSLEEYIEKVNEVPGDLERFERVEQPVYINKNAYFNGAEPFEKEKDNLVKKDFDPKLTIIDEGDEVYLSLQLPDEFENIVGDIHSTKTLERVRIVDAEYETPDGKELVLDTDYLDAKKRGDGPIGPIVLLKKGDNYIKVW, from the coding sequence ATGGAATACCATGTGGCTAAGACTGGTTCAGATGAAGGGAAAGGAACGCTTAAAGATCCGTTTTTGACTATAAATAAGGCTGCGTCTGTTGCAATGGCTGGCGACACAATTATAGTCCATGAAGGAGTATACCGGGAATGGGTTAAACCAAAGTATAAAGGGTTAAGCGACAAAAGAAGGATTACCTACAAGGCGGCAGAAGGTGAAAGAGTAATAATAAAAGGTTCAGAGAGGATTCAAAGTTGGCAGCATGTAGATGGAAACGTGTGGAAATGTCAGTTGCCCAATTCTTTCTTTGGGGAATTCAATCCATACAAAGAAGAAATTTTTGGAGATTGGCTGCTTACGGTTGATGAGAAAAAACACTTAGGAGATGTATACTTAAATGGCATGTCGTTTTATGAAGTCACGAGATATGAAGATCTTTTTAATCCACAAGTTAGGACAGAAGTCCTTGATCACTGGACCCAAAAGATTGTACCTGTTCACAATGTAGAACAAACGAAGTACGTTTGGTATGCTGAAGTAGACTCGGAAAAGACTACGATTTACGCTAATTTTCAAGGTGCTGATCCCAACGAAGAATTTGTGGAGATAAACGTCAGAAGATCGTGCTTTTATCCTGTCGAAACAGGCATAGATTATATTACAGTTAAAGGCTTCGAGATGGCACATGCTGCAACACCGTGGGCGCCCCCGACAGCAGATCAGCCAGGGCTTATAGGTCCTAACTGGAGCAAAGGGTGGATAATAGAGGACAATATCATACATGATGCTAAATGCAGCGCAATAAGCATCGGCAAAGAAGCCACAACAGGCAACAATTATCGCTCTATACGGAAAGACAAGCCTGGGTATCAGTATCAATTAGAAGCTGTTTTCAATGCTGAGAGGAATGGTTGGTCGAAAGAAAAGATAGGTTCACATATCATTAGAAACAATACGATCTACGATTGTGGACAAAATGCCATTGTTGGGCACTTAGGAGGAGTCTTTAGTGAAATTTACAATAACCATATTTACAATATCGCATTGAAAAGGGAATTCTACGGCCATGAGATAGCAGGGATAAAGCTACATGCGGCCATAGATGTGCAGATTCACCATAACCGTATTCACGATTGCTCATTAGGGTTATGGCTGGATTGGGAAGCACAAGGCACAAGAGTCAGCAAAAATTTGTTTTACAATAATAACAGAGATATGTTTGTTGAAGTAAGCCATGGGCCGTATGTTGTTGATCACAATATATTAGCTTCTGAGTATGCTATAGACAACATGTCACAAGGTGGAGCGTATATAAACAATTTAATCGCAGGCAAGATGAATCAGAGAAAAGTGCTAAACCGCTCGACTCAATACCATCTTCCACACAGCACTGAAATTGCGGGATTTGCATTTGTATACGGGGGAGATGATCGATTCTACAACAATATCTTCATAGGAAAAGATGGATTAGAAAATGTGGGAACTTCTCATTACAACAATTATACAACATCTTTAGAGGAGTACATTGAAAAGGTAAATGAAGTACCTGGCGATTTAGAAAGATTTGAGCGAGTGGAACAACCGGTCTACATCAATAAAAATGCATACTTCAATGGTGCAGAGCCATTTGAGAAAGAAAAAGACAATCTTGTTAAAAAGGACTTCGACCCCAAACTTACCATCATTGATGAAGGAGATGAAGTCTACCTTTCACTGCAATTGCCAGATGAATTCGAAAATATTGTAGGCGATATTCATTCGACAAAGACATTGGAAAGAGTGAGGATTGTGGATGCGGAGTATGAAACTCCAGATGGCAAAGAGCTGGTTTTGGATACTGACTATTTAGATGCGAAAAAGCGGGGAGATGGTCCAATAGGTCCAATTGTGCTTTTGAAAAAAGGTGATAATTACATAAAGGTTTGGTAA
- a CDS encoding ATP-binding protein, which produces MDKMIRSSKEPNYNWIFDLVDGLKGFTILKNFDGEVIYINKVLLRLLGFNHDDIGGNYDFFFKNFFLNEAKKVDENIYDITLNSRYGFTLRFKMVDNFLNSDDGRKLCIISTLNFVKSELDTMRDVNAYLDLLYNRFKLVDMVDTGILLMDKRRRIEYINKAACQLMCLDYKKAYRKDAEKVLKSLDEKINFDEIVSNKIVVYNVKDSGRFLSMEVADTYDDNFLCIIVKDVTEKLKFGEIIERSEKFNLMGSLAVSLIHEIKNSITSIKGFLQLMQLKDKANASFFDTIISESDRIIDLVMSYLGVVRNSPDEGIDLNELIEKYMILIEAEAKHRQIEIIKKLREVPMVKIENNQLKQVLLNVFQNSFQAIGSGGKIWITTRFNSYTNKVIIKIADNGGGIDRETLKKVMVPLFTTKKDGTGLGLSISKNILNKYGGDLKIFSKKGTGTIVNIYLGLKN; this is translated from the coding sequence ATGGACAAAATGATAAGGTCATCGAAGGAGCCTAACTACAATTGGATATTTGACTTAGTCGATGGACTAAAAGGATTTACTATTTTAAAAAATTTTGACGGTGAAGTGATATATATAAACAAAGTTCTCTTAAGATTATTGGGATTTAATCACGATGATATAGGGGGAAATTACGATTTCTTTTTTAAAAACTTCTTTCTTAATGAAGCTAAGAAAGTGGATGAAAACATATATGATATTACTTTGAATTCCAGATATGGTTTTACATTGAGATTTAAGATGGTGGATAATTTTTTGAATTCCGATGATGGGAGAAAGCTTTGCATCATTTCTACCCTTAATTTTGTAAAAAGTGAGTTAGATACTATGCGAGACGTAAACGCGTATTTGGATCTTCTGTACAATAGATTTAAGCTTGTAGACATGGTGGATACGGGTATTTTGCTTATGGATAAGAGAAGGCGCATAGAGTATATAAACAAGGCTGCTTGCCAGCTTATGTGTTTAGACTACAAAAAGGCTTACCGCAAAGACGCAGAAAAAGTGCTGAAATCATTAGATGAAAAGATAAACTTTGACGAAATAGTAAGCAATAAGATCGTCGTTTACAATGTAAAAGACAGTGGGCGTTTTTTGTCTATGGAGGTAGCAGACACTTACGACGATAACTTTTTATGTATCATCGTAAAAGACGTTACAGAAAAGCTGAAATTCGGAGAGATCATCGAAAGAAGTGAAAAATTCAACTTGATGGGAAGCTTGGCTGTGTCGCTAATTCACGAGATAAAAAATTCCATCACATCTATAAAAGGATTTTTGCAGCTTATGCAGCTTAAAGACAAAGCGAATGCTTCTTTTTTTGACACCATCATAAGCGAATCAGATAGAATAATAGATTTGGTGATGAGTTATTTAGGCGTAGTTAGAAATAGCCCCGATGAAGGCATTGACCTAAACGAGCTTATTGAAAAGTACATGATCTTAATTGAAGCAGAAGCAAAACATAGGCAAATCGAAATAATAAAAAAATTGAGAGAAGTTCCGATGGTGAAGATAGAAAACAACCAACTAAAGCAAGTGCTATTAAATGTTTTTCAAAATTCTTTTCAGGCCATCGGCTCTGGAGGGAAGATATGGATAACGACTAGATTTAATTCTTACACAAATAAGGTTATAATAAAGATAGCAGATAACGGCGGTGGAATCGACAGAGAAACACTTAAAAAAGTGATGGTGCCTTTGTTTACTACAAAAAAAGACGGTACAGGTTTAGGGCTATCTATTAGCAAAAACATCCTCAATAAATACGGCGGGGATTTAAAGATATTCAGCAAAAAAGGCACTGGGACGATTGTGAACATATACTTAGGGCTTAAAAATTAA
- a CDS encoding helix-turn-helix domain-containing protein, protein MVFFQKHGVNEKDLFRFFSLKNYQFPYHFHRAYELIYLNDGQLSISIDKKEYILKKNDLAFVFSNQMHEFKTIDRSDITIILFSPELIGDFYMNYKGMIPEDNILHLDNIIDFNKLGSIYGKKSFLYSLCDKLVNHTSFIPSRQSTKTKVLYKMLLFIEQNYSNDCTLKKAAKYLNYDYPYLSKLFIQQMGMTFTEYLNNYRISQSCYMLKNSNLSVSEIAINCGYNNLRTFHRNFRKMTNMSPKEYRELD, encoded by the coding sequence ATGGTCTTTTTTCAAAAGCATGGTGTAAATGAAAAAGATCTCTTCCGCTTTTTTTCACTTAAGAATTATCAATTTCCATATCATTTTCATAGAGCGTACGAACTTATATACTTAAATGACGGCCAATTATCTATCTCTATAGACAAAAAAGAATACATACTGAAGAAAAATGATTTAGCCTTTGTGTTTTCAAACCAGATGCATGAATTTAAGACAATCGATCGCTCTGATATAACAATCATCCTGTTTTCCCCAGAACTTATCGGAGATTTTTACATGAATTATAAAGGCATGATCCCTGAAGATAACATACTGCACTTGGATAACATCATAGATTTCAATAAGCTTGGTTCCATCTACGGTAAAAAAAGTTTTTTATATTCACTGTGCGATAAGTTAGTAAACCATACCTCATTCATTCCTTCAAGACAATCGACTAAGACAAAAGTTCTATACAAGATGCTGCTTTTTATTGAGCAGAACTATTCAAATGACTGTACATTAAAAAAGGCAGCAAAATACCTAAATTACGATTATCCATATTTATCAAAACTATTTATCCAGCAAATGGGCATGACTTTTACAGAGTATCTAAACAACTACCGCATTTCACAATCATGCTACATGTTAAAAAACAGCAATCTTTCTGTAAGCGAAATCGCAATCAATTGTGGATACAACAATTTGCGGACATTTCACAGAAACTTCAGGAAGATGACAAATATGTCCCCGAAAGAATACAGAGAATTAGATTAA
- a CDS encoding biotin/lipoyl-containing protein, which produces MRKFIVTVNGKKYDVEVEEVKDIASEKKSQEETASKSEVKVNAKSTPMEVKNEVKDGFPINAPMPGTILDVKVNQGQAVKKGDVLLILEAMKMENEITSPYDGTVISINVSKGASVNTGDVLLYVK; this is translated from the coding sequence ATGAGAAAATTTATAGTGACTGTCAATGGGAAAAAATACGATGTGGAAGTGGAAGAAGTAAAAGATATTGCAAGCGAGAAAAAATCGCAAGAAGAAACTGCCTCTAAAAGTGAGGTAAAGGTAAATGCAAAAAGTACACCGATGGAAGTCAAAAATGAAGTCAAAGACGGTTTCCCAATCAATGCACCAATGCCTGGTACTATACTGGATGTCAAAGTAAACCAAGGACAGGCAGTCAAAAAAGGCGATGTGCTTTTAATACTGGAAGCTATGAAGATGGAAAATGAAATCACATCACCCTACGACGGCACAGTAATATCCATAAATGTTTCAAAGGGCGCTTCTGTAAATACAGGCGATGTGCTTTTGTACGTGAAATGA
- a CDS encoding formate--tetrahydrofolate ligase, with protein MKTDIEIAQEAKMKHIADIGEKIGIEDEYLELYGNYKAKVSQKLWEKIKDRKDGKLILVTSINPTPAGEGKSTVTVGLGQALNKLKKKVAIALREPSLGPCMGIKGGAAGGGYSQVVPMEDINLHFTGDMHAIGSAHNLLSAMIDNHIHQGNELNIDVRRITWKRAIDMNDRALREIVVGLGGKANGYPRQDGFIITVASEIMAILCLATDFKDLKERLGKIIIGYDKDDNPVTAKDLKADGAMALLLKDAIKPNLVQTLENVPAFIHGGPFANIAHGCNSIIATRYGLKLADYLVTEAGFGADLGAEKFFDIKCRYGGLKPSAAVVVATIRALKMHGGLKKEELSKENIDALEKGIENLGKQIENVQKYGIPVVVAINKFTHDTDREIQFVKRYCSNLGVEVALAEVWEKGSEGGIELAEKVIDACEKESDFKPIYELDTSIEDKIRTIAREIYGADDVEFTKEAVKDLKNIEKLGLSHLPVCVAKTQYSLSDDPKLLGRPKGFNITVKRLNISAGAGFIVAMTGDIMTMPGLPKSPAAEKMDIDEEGNIKGLF; from the coding sequence TTGAAAACAGACATCGAAATCGCGCAAGAAGCCAAAATGAAGCATATAGCTGATATAGGTGAGAAGATAGGAATAGAAGATGAGTACCTGGAGCTTTACGGAAATTACAAGGCTAAAGTGTCGCAAAAGCTTTGGGAGAAGATAAAAGACAGAAAAGATGGGAAGCTCATTTTGGTTACGTCTATCAACCCTACACCTGCAGGTGAGGGAAAATCTACTGTAACAGTAGGCTTAGGACAAGCCTTAAATAAGCTTAAAAAGAAGGTTGCAATAGCCTTAAGAGAGCCGTCATTAGGCCCTTGTATGGGAATAAAAGGCGGTGCTGCTGGTGGAGGCTATTCACAGGTGGTACCTATGGAAGATATAAATTTGCATTTTACAGGTGATATGCATGCAATAGGTTCTGCCCACAATCTGTTATCTGCCATGATTGATAACCACATACATCAAGGAAATGAACTAAATATCGACGTAAGGCGCATTACGTGGAAGCGAGCAATTGATATGAATGACAGGGCCTTAAGAGAAATCGTCGTAGGGCTTGGAGGGAAAGCAAATGGATATCCGAGGCAGGACGGCTTCATAATAACTGTGGCATCAGAGATAATGGCCATCTTGTGCCTTGCAACAGATTTTAAGGATTTGAAAGAAAGATTGGGCAAGATCATAATAGGCTACGACAAGGACGACAATCCTGTCACAGCCAAAGATTTAAAAGCCGATGGTGCAATGGCACTTTTGCTTAAAGATGCTATTAAGCCTAATCTGGTGCAGACTTTGGAAAATGTTCCTGCATTCATACATGGTGGTCCCTTTGCAAATATCGCTCATGGGTGCAACAGCATAATAGCGACGCGATATGGATTAAAGCTGGCAGATTACCTTGTGACGGAGGCTGGTTTTGGTGCTGACTTAGGGGCAGAAAAGTTTTTTGATATAAAGTGCCGGTATGGAGGATTAAAGCCAAGCGCTGCTGTAGTTGTGGCGACCATAAGGGCTCTTAAGATGCACGGTGGACTTAAAAAGGAAGAGTTATCAAAAGAAAACATTGATGCACTTGAAAAAGGCATAGAGAACCTTGGGAAGCAGATAGAAAATGTGCAAAAGTATGGAATACCAGTAGTCGTCGCTATCAACAAGTTTACGCACGATACGGATAGGGAAATCCAGTTTGTAAAAAGGTATTGCAGCAATTTAGGCGTAGAGGTGGCTTTGGCAGAAGTTTGGGAAAAAGGTAGCGAAGGTGGCATTGAGTTGGCAGAAAAAGTGATTGATGCATGTGAAAAAGAGTCTGATTTTAAGCCAATATATGAACTGGACACATCTATTGAAGATAAGATTAGAACCATAGCAAGGGAGATTTACGGCGCGGATGACGTGGAGTTCACTAAAGAAGCTGTAAAAGACCTTAAAAACATAGAAAAATTGGGACTTAGCCATCTTCCTGTATGTGTTGCCAAGACTCAGTATTCACTGTCAGATGACCCGAAGCTTTTAGGAAGACCTAAGGGATTTAACATTACTGTAAAAAGATTAAACATATCTGCTGGAGCTGGATTTATAGTTGCAATGACGGGCGATATTATGACGATGCCAGGGCTTCCTAAGTCGCCTGCGGCAGAAAAGATGGATATAGATGAGGAGGGCAACATTAAAGGTCTATTTTGA
- a CDS encoding carboxyl transferase domain-containing protein: MSIDDKIEDLLRRREMVLEGGGLDKVEKQHQKGKLTARERIYKLLDEDSFVEIDAYVEHRCIDFGMEKQRIPGEGVVTGYGTIDGRLVYVYAQDFTVLGGSLGEYHAKKITKIMDMALKMGAPLIGLNDSGGARIQEGVDALSGYGNIFFRNTLASGVIPQISVIMGPSAGGAVYSPALTDFIFMVDKTSQMFITGPQVIKAVTGEDVSVEELGGSITHSTKSGVAHFRAENDEECLEMVRKLLSYLPSNNLEDPPQMATDDDINRLSDRLVEIIPDSPNKPYDMKELISEIVDEGVYFESQEMYAQNIITAFARLNGRTVGIIANQPKVLAGCLDINASDKASRFIRFCDAFNIPLLNIVDVPGFLPGTNQEYGGIIRHGAKMLYAYSEATVPKVTLIVRKAYGGAYLAMCSKDLGADFVLAWPTAEIAVMGPDGAANIVFKNEIKSSDDPIAARNEKINEYRENFANPYRAAARGYVDDVVLPQETRPRLISAFDMLMSKRESRPSKKHGNFPV; the protein is encoded by the coding sequence ATGTCAATAGATGATAAGATTGAAGACCTTCTTAGAAGAAGAGAGATGGTTTTAGAAGGCGGTGGTTTAGATAAAGTAGAGAAACAACACCAAAAGGGAAAGCTTACTGCAAGAGAGAGGATATACAAGCTTTTAGATGAGGATAGCTTTGTAGAAATAGATGCCTATGTTGAGCACAGGTGTATTGACTTTGGCATGGAAAAGCAAAGGATACCTGGCGAAGGCGTAGTGACAGGGTATGGGACGATAGATGGAAGGCTTGTCTACGTGTATGCACAGGATTTTACGGTTTTAGGAGGATCATTAGGCGAGTATCATGCAAAGAAAATCACAAAGATAATGGATATGGCTTTAAAGATGGGTGCGCCACTCATCGGGTTAAATGATTCTGGAGGCGCCAGAATACAGGAAGGCGTGGATGCTTTATCGGGATATGGCAACATATTTTTCAGAAACACGCTGGCATCAGGCGTAATACCGCAAATATCAGTGATAATGGGGCCCAGCGCTGGAGGTGCAGTTTATTCGCCTGCTCTTACTGACTTTATATTCATGGTAGACAAGACAAGCCAGATGTTTATAACTGGGCCGCAGGTAATAAAAGCTGTGACAGGGGAAGACGTCTCTGTAGAGGAGCTTGGGGGATCGATTACTCACAGCACAAAAAGCGGTGTGGCGCATTTTAGAGCTGAAAACGACGAAGAGTGTTTGGAGATGGTGAGAAAGCTATTAAGTTATCTTCCATCAAACAATTTGGAAGATCCGCCGCAAATGGCCACAGATGATGATATAAACAGATTGTCTGATAGGCTTGTGGAGATAATACCAGATAGTCCAAATAAGCCTTATGATATGAAGGAACTCATTTCGGAAATAGTGGATGAAGGCGTGTATTTTGAATCACAGGAAATGTATGCGCAGAACATAATAACAGCATTTGCAAGGCTTAATGGAAGGACAGTAGGGATAATAGCAAACCAGCCTAAAGTTTTGGCTGGATGTCTTGACATCAATGCATCTGACAAGGCATCAAGGTTTATAAGGTTTTGCGATGCTTTTAACATCCCACTTCTCAATATAGTGGATGTCCCTGGATTTTTGCCTGGCACGAATCAAGAGTACGGTGGAATAATACGCCATGGCGCTAAGATGTTGTATGCTTACTCTGAGGCTACAGTGCCAAAAGTGACTCTTATTGTGCGAAAAGCTTATGGCGGTGCTTACCTTGCGATGTGCAGCAAAGACTTAGGGGCTGACTTTGTTTTGGCATGGCCTACTGCCGAGATAGCGGTCATGGGACCTGATGGAGCGGCAAATATTGTTTTTAAGAATGAGATAAAATCATCTGATGATCCAATCGCTGCAAGAAATGAGAAGATAAATGAGTACAGAGAGAATTTTGCAAATCCATACAGGGCTGCAGCGAGAGGATATGTAGATGATGTAGTTCTGCCACAAGAGACGAGACCACGTCTCATCTCAGCGTTTGATATGCTTATGAGCAAAAGGGAATCAAGGCCAAGCAAAAAGCATGGCAATTTTCCTGTATAA